In Phaeobacter gallaeciensis DSM 26640, a genomic segment contains:
- a CDS encoding ABC-2 family transporter protein produces the protein MPDIVRNIALLLVCVCLSLGSAHFAYNAPQTILKVAPTTITALSVIFGLSLSTLAIVAAFSPISNSAAYKKGDKYEIARNTAKDDRRTILRQKYLILLIMSAVISGVFFMVIFDFQSCSQSTKIASYVFTFLSTLSLLLACFLPFVVAAQLERDAELRLEG, from the coding sequence ATGCCAGATATAGTTAGAAATATAGCACTGCTCTTAGTTTGTGTTTGCCTTTCATTGGGTTCTGCTCACTTTGCCTACAACGCCCCTCAAACTATATTGAAAGTCGCACCTACAACAATCACGGCATTAAGTGTGATCTTTGGGCTGTCACTTTCCACCTTAGCAATAGTCGCAGCTTTTTCTCCAATTTCTAATAGTGCTGCTTACAAAAAAGGTGACAAATATGAGATCGCTCGCAATACTGCCAAAGACGACAGGCGTACTATCCTACGCCAGAAGTATCTAATTTTGTTAATCATGTCGGCAGTGATTTCTGGTGTTTTTTTTATGGTGATTTTTGATTTTCAGTCGTGTTCGCAGTCAACCAAGATCGCAAGCTATGTATTCACCTTCTTGTCAACACTATCACTGCTCTTGGCCTGCTTTCTCCCATTTGTAGTAGCAGCGCAGCTTGAAAGAGATGCCGAGCTTCGCCTTGAGGGCTAG
- a CDS encoding XRE family transcriptional regulator translates to MRHSSVTINRSRDLVGVGDKQERSNCHHDLQYAVILPHRQRSSYRSQVDYDCGKITPMDMGEILARITERRESLKLSEQALAVQSGMSKDGIRNWRRRHEAGDENAGANVSSISKVATTLGVSELWLLHGIGEASHPTISIAGKVGAGAQVPVFDAYEKGGGPQVECPPGLSPHGIVAVEVEGDSMEPVYSAGDLLFYRRDGHETVPVDVIGHRCVCEDVDGMGWVKLIKEGRDIGTYDLHSLNTTVPPMYGVQLKWAGRVRLHWPADLVRNK, encoded by the coding sequence ATGAGACACAGTTCGGTCACGATCAACCGAAGCCGCGACCTTGTAGGCGTCGGCGACAAGCAAGAGAGATCCAATTGTCATCATGATTTGCAATATGCGGTTATTTTACCGCATCGTCAACGGTCATCTTACCGCTCACAGGTCGACTACGACTGCGGTAAAATTACCCCTATGGATATGGGTGAAATTCTGGCTCGGATTACCGAGCGGCGTGAGAGCCTCAAACTGTCAGAGCAAGCTCTGGCGGTTCAGTCTGGCATGTCTAAAGATGGAATTCGCAACTGGCGGCGCCGACATGAAGCAGGAGACGAAAACGCTGGTGCTAACGTCAGCTCAATAAGCAAAGTCGCAACTACACTCGGCGTATCCGAGTTGTGGCTCCTGCACGGAATAGGCGAAGCCTCTCATCCGACCATCTCGATTGCTGGCAAGGTCGGTGCTGGGGCTCAAGTTCCAGTGTTTGACGCCTACGAAAAGGGTGGCGGGCCACAGGTTGAGTGCCCACCCGGCCTATCTCCGCACGGCATTGTTGCCGTTGAGGTCGAGGGTGACAGTATGGAGCCGGTGTATTCAGCCGGGGATCTGCTGTTTTATAGACGCGATGGGCACGAAACCGTACCAGTTGATGTCATTGGCCATCGTTGCGTTTGTGAAGACGTTGACGGCATGGGGTGGGTAAAGTTGATCAAGGAAGGGCGCGACATTGGCACATACGATCTTCACAGCCTCAACACTACTGTCCCGCCCATGTACGGCGTTCAGTTAAAATGGGCTGGACGCGTAAGGTTGCATTGGCCTGCTGACTTAGTTCGGAATAAGTGA
- a CDS encoding winged helix-turn-helix transcriptional regulator, which translates to MTPQQEHDRDSRDLKILRLLDEGLSQQQVADACGVTRGPIAKLVRDIRKDEAENA; encoded by the coding sequence ATGACCCCTCAGCAAGAGCATGATCGCGACAGCCGTGATCTGAAAATCCTTCGGTTGCTGGATGAGGGGTTATCGCAGCAGCAGGTTGCTGATGCCTGCGGTGTTACGCGCGGACCAATCGCAAAACTTGTGCGTGATATTCGCAAAGATGAGGCCGAGAATGCCTGA
- a CDS encoding SAM-dependent methyltransferase, with amino-acid sequence MGKRSTFKRRKNDLYRTPWDPVPLLAPHLPTRFRYAEPCAGNGRLIDHLRCIGGTCTEAVDINPGRGDVTQGNALHWTPTAKVGRPLDYIITNPPWSREILHPLILRLSGLCPTWLLFDADWCHTLQAQPYLRHCRKIVSVGRVKWIEGSKHTGKDNCAWHLFTAGSHGRTEFVGRSDAAKKTTPSAGRTTSSRSQS; translated from the coding sequence ATGGGTAAGCGCAGCACCTTCAAACGCCGCAAGAACGACCTGTACCGCACGCCATGGGATCCGGTGCCGCTGCTGGCGCCCCATCTGCCCACACGGTTCCGATATGCTGAGCCATGCGCCGGAAACGGGCGGCTGATTGATCACCTTCGATGTATCGGCGGCACCTGTACTGAGGCGGTCGATATCAATCCGGGGCGAGGGGACGTCACGCAGGGCAACGCACTGCACTGGACTCCAACGGCTAAGGTAGGCCGTCCGCTCGATTACATCATCACAAACCCGCCCTGGTCGCGGGAAATCCTGCACCCGCTGATCTTGCGCCTGTCAGGTCTGTGCCCGACGTGGCTGCTGTTTGATGCGGACTGGTGCCACACGCTGCAGGCACAGCCGTACCTGCGTCACTGCCGCAAGATCGTCTCGGTCGGGCGGGTGAAGTGGATCGAGGGCAGCAAGCACACCGGAAAAGACAACTGCGCCTGGCATCTGTTCACAGCAGGGAGCCACGGGCGCACCGAGTTCGTCGGCAGGTCAGATGCAGCCAAAAAGACAACGCCCAGCGCTGGGCGCACTACGAGCAGTAGGAGCCAATCATGA